One genomic window of Quercus robur chromosome 6, dhQueRobu3.1, whole genome shotgun sequence includes the following:
- the LOC126689534 gene encoding putative calcium-transporting ATPase 13, plasma membrane-type, giving the protein MPAISIIHDNLESIQSLLNVPNTLSEPKKRWRSAFVSIYYYRAFLSLFKTSLSKKKNTKISPSHSFIILDLNQDNRLKTDQASLTKIDQKTLTELVKEKNIEKLQIIGGIDRLASGLKTNVESGIQGNIEDIAHRHEAFGTNTYKRPPTKSFFHFVVEAFKDLTILILLGCAVLSLVFGIKENGIKEGWYDGGSIFVAIFLVIAVSTISNFRQNRQFDKLSKVSNNIQIEVVRAGRRQQISIFEIVVGDVICLKIGDQVPADGLFLDGHSLQVDESSMTGESDHVEVNCSHPFLFSGTKVVDGYAKMLVTSVGMNTIWGEMMSSISRDTNEQTPLQVRLNKLTSSIGKVGLAVAFLVLVVLLVRYFTGNTTDENGNKEFNGSSTKVDDILNAVVRFVAAAVTIVVVAIPEGLPLAVTLTLAYSMKRMMADQAMVRKLSACETMGSATTICTDKTGTLTLNKMKVTKFWLGKESFPPATYSSIAPYILELLQEGVALNTTGSVYRPTSGSEIEFSGSPTEQAILSWAVQELNMEMEQLTQSHKILYVEAFNSQKKRSGVITRRKTDNTIHVHWKGAAEMILKMCSSYYDASGIMKDLDDSEKLKFEQRIQGMAASSLRCIAFAHKQISKEDQEHDMEQKMIEEDGLTLLGLVGIKDPCRPGVKKAVEDCQNAGVNIKMITGDNVFTAKAIATECGILRFDQDMSGAVVEGIEFRNYTPEERMEKVDKICVMARSSPFDKLLMVECLKQKGHVVAVTGDGTNDAPALKEADVGLSMGIQGTEVAKESSDIVILDDNFASVAIVLRWGRCVYNNIQKFIQFQLTVNVAALVINFVAAVSAGEVPLTAVQLLWVNLIMDTLGALALATEKPTEELMTKPPVGRTEPLITNIMWRNLLAQALYQIIVLLTLQFKGESIFGVTEKVNDTLIFNTFVLCQVFNEFNARKLEKKNVFKGIHRNKLFLGIIAITIILQVVMVEFLKKFAGTERLNWGQWGECIGFGIVSWPIGWIVKWIPVPKRPFLSYLNMK; this is encoded by the coding sequence ATGCCTGCTATTAGTATTATCCACGACAACTTGGAGTCCATTCAATCTTTACTTAATGTACCAAACACCCTTAGTGAACCCAAAAAGAGATGGCGTTCGGCTTTTGTTTCCATCTATTATTATAGAGCCTTTCTATCTCTTTTCAAGACTTCCctatcaaagaagaaaaataccaaGATTTCACCCTCCCATTCTTTCATAATTTTGGATCTCAATCAAGACAACAGGTTGAAAACTGATCAAGCGAGTCTCACAAAAATCGATCAAAAAACTCTCACGGAGCTTgtgaaagagaaaaacattgaAAAGCTCCAAATTATTGGAGGCATTGATAGACTGGCATCCGGTCTTAAAACCAATGTTGAAAGCGGGATTCAAGGCAATATTGAAGACATTGCTCACCGACACGAGGCTTTTGGCACAAACACGTACAAAAGACCGCCCACAAAGAGCTTCTTCCATTTTGTAGTGGAAGCCTTCAAGGATCTTACCATTCTCATCCTTCTAGGCTGTGCTGTTCTTTCTCTCGTGTTTGGCATCAAAGAAAATGGAATAAAAGAAGGATGGTATGACGGTGGAAGCATATTTGTTGCTATATTTCTAGTCATTGCTGTTTCCACCATAAGTAACTTTCGGCAAAACAGACAATTTGACAAGTTATCCAAAGTCAGCAACAATATCCAAATTGAAGTAGTAAGAGCTGGGAGGCGTCAACAGATTTCAATATTTGAAATTGTCGTTGGAGATGTCATTTGCTTAAAGATTGGAGATCAAGTTCCAGCAGATGGGCTATTCTTAGACGGGCATTCATTGCAAGTGGACGAATCTAGCATGACAGGGGAAAGTGACCATGTAGAAGTAAATTGTAGTCATCCATTTCTGTTTTCTGGTACTAAGGTGGTTGATGGCTACGCCAAGATGCTTGTCACTTCGGTTGGGATGAACACGATATGGGGCGAGATGATGAGCTCAATCAGCCGCGATACCAATGAACAAACACCTTTACAAGTTCGGCTCAACAAGTTAACTTCATCAATAGGTAAGGTTGGTTTGGCAGTTGCTTTCCTAGTTCTTGTAGTCTTGTTGGTTCGATATTTCACTGGCAATACTACAGATGAGAATGGAAATAAAGAGTTCAATGGCAGCAGCACCAAGGTTGATGACATACTAAATGCTGTGGTGAGATTTGTAGCTGCTGCAGTTACTATAGTCGTGGTTGCAATTCCAGAAGGTTTGCCTTTGGCTGTGACACTTACGCTTGCTTATTCCATGAAAAGAATGATGGCTGATCAGGCAATGGTGCGGAAGCTCTCTGCTTGTGAGACCATGGGCTCTGCCACCACCATTTGTACTGACAAAACAGGCACCCTCACTCTGAATAAAATGAAGGTGACTAAGTTTTGGCTAGGGAAAGAATCTTTTCCACCAGCTACTTACTCATCAATCGCTCCATATATTCTTGAACTGCTACAAGAAGGAGTAGCTCTAAACACAACCGGTAGTGTTTACAGGCCTACTTCAGGATCTGAAATTGAGTTTTCAGGCAGTCCCACTGAACAAGCAATTCTTTCATGGGCTGTACAGGAGCTAAACATGGAAATGGAACAATTGACGCAAAGTCATAAGATTCTTTACGTTGAAGCATTCAATTCACAGAAGAAACGAAGCGGAGTCATAACAAGGAGAAAGACAGACAATACAATCCACGTGCACTGGAAAGGAGCTGCAGAGATGATATTGAAAATGTGTTCAAGTTACTATGATGCTTCTGGAATTATGAAAGATCTAGATGATAGTGAAAAGTTGAAATTCGAACAAAGAATTCAAGGTATGGCAGCCAGCAGCCTCCGGTGCATTGCTTTTGCACATAAGCAAATTTCAAAAGAAGATCAAGAACATGATATGGAGCAAAAGATGATAGAAGAAGATGGTCTAACCCTATTAGGATTGGTGGGTATTAAGGACCCATGTCGTCCAGGGGTAAAGAAGGCTGTGGAAGATTGCCAAAATGCAGGTGTGAACATCAAAATGATCACTGGAGACAATGTTTTCACAGCCAAAGCTATTGCCACTGAATGTGGAATATTGAGGTTTGATCAAGACATGAGTGGAGCAGTGGTAGAAGGCATTGAATTCAGAAACTACACACCAGAGGAGAGAATGGAGAAAGTTGATAAAATTTGTGTGATGGCAAGGTCATCACCCTTTGACAAGCTACTGATGGTAGAATGTTTGAAACAGAAAGGTCATGTGGTTGCAGTCACTGGGGATGGCACAAACGATGCACCAGCATTGAAAGAAGCTGATGTGGGGCTTTCAATGGGAATTCAGGGCACCGAGGTGGCCAAGGAGAGCTCAGATATTGTCATTTTGGATGACAACTTTGCCTCCGTTGCCATAGTTTTAAGGTGGGGAAGATGTGTGTACAACAACATCCAAAAGTTCATTCAGTTCCAACTCACCGTGAATGTTGCTGCCCTTGTGATCAACTTTGTGGCAGCTGTCTCAGCTGGTGAAGTCCCATTAACAGCAGTTCAGTTATTATGGGTGAACCTAATTATGGACACATTGGGTGCTCTAGCTCTTGCTACAGAGAAGCCCACCGAGGAGTTGATGACGAAACCACCAGTAGGTCGAACTGAACCACTTATTACCAACATAATGTGGAGAAATCTCTTAGCCCAAGCTTTGTATCAGATTATCGTCCTCCTAACCTTGCAATTCAAAGGTGAATCAATCTTTGGTGTGACTGAGAAGGTAAATGACACGTTGATCTTCAATACTTTCGTCCTTTGTCAAGTGTTCAATGAATTCAATGCAAGAAAGCTTGAGAAGAAGAATGTGTTTAAAGGGATACATAGGAATAAGTTGTTTTTGGGGATCATAGCCATAACCATAATCCTTCAGGTGGTGATGGTAGAATTTTTGAAGAAGTTTGCAGGTACAGAAAGGTTGAATTGGGGGCAATGGGGTGAGTGCATTGGATTTGGAATAGTATCTTGGCCAATTGGTTGGATTGTGAAGTGGATACCTGTTCCGAAAAGACCATTTCTGAGCTACCTAAACATGAAATAG
- the LOC126689536 gene encoding uncharacterized protein LOC126689536 → MHKDRILKLAKGFRGRAKNCIRIARERVEKALQYSYRDRRNKKRDMRSLWIQRINAGTRQHGVNYGNFMHGLMKENIQLNRKVLSELSMHEPYSFKALVDISRNAFPGNKNVVLPPKKEGISIVL, encoded by the exons atgcataAGGACAGGATATTGAAGCTTGCAAAGGGGTTCAGGGGCAGGGCCAAGAACTGCATAAGGATAGCCAGAGAGAGAGTCGAGAAGGCCTTGCAGTACTCCTACAGAGACCGCCGCAACAAGAAGCGCGACATGCGCTCTCTCTGGATCCAGCGCATCAACGCTGGCACCCGTCAACACGGT GTTAATTACGGAAACTTCATGCATGGACTAATGAAAGAGAACATCCAACTGAACAGGAAAGTTTTGTCAGAACTGTCTATGCATGAACCATATAGTTTCAAGGCCTTGGTAGACATCTCTCGGAATGCATTCCCCGGAAACAAGAATGTGGTGCTTCCTCCTAAAAAGGAAGGCATTTCAATTGTTTTGTAA